Proteins encoded in a region of the Natator depressus isolate rNatDep1 chromosome 25, rNatDep2.hap1, whole genome shotgun sequence genome:
- the LOC141977964 gene encoding uncharacterized protein LOC141977964: MIHFSQWDMLQVFRHSEQGRYGTVISFSNLIEARSLVSAGAISRKSEGRNLFAERGCCRRQSHSVYIGHDISGSPVSLDVGMCKSHCLSQSINSHQSGFPGFSKHSSMLDFLRTKKLQDRQMELPLSTGAERSCPLDSRCEPTRVHVERVLLFEGVQEVEVIEACQCNASPEECLRLPSLKTFFPDTPLEFTVDVGKCSNPAHARGLFCAPVKFDCVLIKSPSGVEVVQTLENCEMKETCYRVSYVEYYYEIIHNSAGDSEERLTEIDVGRCLGSCTSGNHCLLRDSQNGEKCLVWAEGASSHCVPHQYNTHTFKSRSGNIRTVFAIQKCKCGSY; encoded by the exons ATGATTCACTTCAGCCAGTGGGACATGCTCCAGGTGTTCAGGCACTCGGAGCAGGGACGGTATGGGACGGTCATTTCATTTTCCAACCTGATAGAAGCCAGAAG CCTTGTCA GTGCAGGAGCCATCAGCAGGAAGAGTGAAGGAAGGAACTTGTTTGCAGAgaggggctgctgcaggaggcagagcCATTCTGTCTATATTGGGCACG ACATCTCTGGCAGTCCTGTAAGTCTGGATGTTGGGATGTGCAAGTCCCACTGTTTATCCCAAAGCATAAACTCACATCAGTCTGGATTTCCAGGGTTTTCCAAACATTCCTCTATGCTGGACTTTCTTAGAACTAAAAAG TTGCAGGACAGGCAGATGGAGCTGCCTCTGTCGACTGGAGCAGAACGTTCCTGCCCTTTGGATTCCCGTTGTGAACCCACTAGAGTTCACGTGGAgcgggtgctgctgtttgaaggGGTTCAGGAAGTGGAAGTGATTGAGGCCTGCCAGTGTAATGCAAGCCCAGAGGAGTGTCTCCGGCTGCCATCCCTGAAAACCTTCTTTCCGGACACCCCGTTGGAGTTCACTGTGGATGTTGGAAAGTGCTCCAATCCAGCCCATGCAAGAG GACTCTTCTGTGCACCTGTAAAGTTCGATTGTGTTCTGATCAAAAGCCCAAGTGGTGTTGAGGTGGTTCAAACTCTGGAAAACTGTGAAATGAAAGAAACCTGCTATCGAGTTTCCTATGTGGAATACTATTATGAAATCATACACAACTCTGCTGGGGACAGTGAGGAGCGACTGACG GAAATTGATGTAGGACGGTGCTTGGGGAGCTGCACCTCAGGGAATCATTGCCTGCTTAG GGATTCGCAGAATGGAGAGAAATGCCTGGTTTGGGCGGAAGGTGCCTCCAGCCATTGTGTCCCTCACCagtacaacacacacacattcaagaGCCGCAGTGGCAACATCCGCACCGTCTTCGCCATCCAGAAGTGTAAATGTGGGAGTTATTAG